Proteins from a single region of Nomia melanderi isolate GNS246 chromosome 9, iyNomMela1, whole genome shotgun sequence:
- the LOC116427778 gene encoding transient receptor potential cation channel subfamily A member 1 homolog isoform X1: protein MDILDEGLSNIISDIMDGDTVLVMNSLATKFDKRLLQPIGRIRVYMVHLAAFRGKMELLKLFHRNGADINATDAIGRCALFYAANRGDNEMVNWLLQQGAYTENKVSIDTCFKNNNRLVLGQCPIGNNLPSPECMERTPLHQAVANNHSEVVKLLVNAGANVHAEDERRHTPLLLAGSVKEIRTDPNEMGKFFEIVKTLVSAEASTTVFRPVTGTTPLHTAAELGNAAAAKVLLDAGASPLQPCYNFGNTPLHVAASIGSYDTVLVLLEKTPCFGVDITNNMKQTPLYLTACGGYCKCAKVLINRGGNLAAQTDYGETVMDVIFTHILRPQIFLNDVFDSGVQILNKSKGENLQIIVNFNVLTPEVEKQMAVVMSLIAAAPSVEQLSILQHPLLETFLYLKWSKLRVFFFTLIFVHIMLVFSLSGYTIMLVQYEMDYAPLKIVLTFFSLVLLIHNMAQMLMAPRYYLRQFEMWMSYACATISLVISLGSGYREEIQPRGEVLNAPQHLPHSKWMPSSISVAILLGWIQMMLIIGRLPACGYYALMFSTVLRNILKVLAVFIFLIVGFALSFTVMFHENDQFRNFWTAFVKTMVMMTGEYEYADLFEKKKEENSSLLFTSEVLFLAFIMLVGISLMNLMIGLAVNDIQELEKQGRIAQLLKQAEFVSHLEGLISHQIFRSSWLHPRIKYWLNSRRNIPNTFHFYYHKRNSGDLSANISAPKTEALSLLAFRNLCADKNLIMSGEYKSNDSDAELTTFLKELSQQLTTFYDPNTMGQRFLKPSDRKNQFYRRKTMNV from the exons ATGGATATTCTGGATGAAGGTCTTTCTAACATAATAAGTGACATAATGGACGGAGATACGGTGTTAGTGATGAACAGTCTTGCTACGAAGTTTGATAAGAGGTTGCTGCAGCCTATCGGGCGGATACGCGTTTACATGGTCCATCTGGCTGCTTTCCGAGGTAAAATGGAATTGCTGAAACTATTTCACAGAAATGGTGCCGACATAAACGCGACAGATGCAATCGGAAGGTGCGCGTTGTTCTACGCTGCCAATCGCGGAGATAATGAAATGGTCAATTGGTTGTTGCAACAAGGAGCATACACGGAGAACAAAGTCTCCATCGACACGTGCTTCAAGAATAACAATCGTTTAGTCCTGGGTCAATGTCCTATAGGAAATAAC TTACCGTCCCCGGAGTGTATGGAAAGAACGCCATTGCATCAAGCGGTGGCGAACAACCACTCCGAGGTGGTCAAATTACTGGTGAACGCTGGCGCCAACGTACACGCCGAAGACGAACGTAGACACACTCCGCTGCTCTTGGCGGGATCCGTTAAGGAGATTCGAACGGATCCTAATGAGATGGGCAAATTCTTCGAAATTGTTAAGACTCTCGTATCAGCGGAAGCTTCGACAACTGTCTTTCGTCCGGTTACAG GTACCACACCGTTGCATACTGCTGCAGAATTAGGAAATGCTGCGGCAGCGAAAGTATTGTTGGACGCCGGTGCATCTCCTCTTCAACCATGCTACAACTTTGGCAACACTCCTCTTCACGTAGCTGCCTCTATTGGTAGCTACGACACGGTTTTAGTTCTTTTAGAGAAGACACCTTGTTTCGGCGTAGATATTACTAATAAT ATGAAACAGACACCTCTTTACTTAACTGCTTGCGGAGGATACTGCAAGTGTGCCAAAGTTTTAATAAATCGCGGTGGTAATTTGGCCGCGCAAACGGACTACGGTGAAACTGTCATGGATGTCATATTTACTCACATTCTAAGACCGCAAATATTTTTGAACGACGTATTCGACTCGGGAGTGCAAATACTAAACAAATCGAAGGGCGAAAATTTACAG ATCATCGTCAATTTCAATGTGCTGACGCCGGAAGTCGAGAAACAAATGGCAGTTGTTATGTCCCTCATCGCGGCGGCTCCAAGCGTGGAACAATTGTCGATACTGCAACACCCATTGCTGGAAACGTTCCTCTACTTAAAGTGGTCGAAGCTCCGAGTATTCTTCTTTACCCTCATCTTCGTGCACATCATGCTCGTTTTCTCCCTTTCCGGTTACACTATAATGTTGGTGCAATACGAGATGGATTATGCACCATTAAAAATAGTCTTAACATTCTTCTCGCTGGTACTTCTAATTCACAACATGGCGCAGATGTTGATGGCACCTAG ATATTATTTGAGACAGTTCGAGATGTGGATGTCGTATGCGTGCGCGACAATATCGCTGGTGATTTCGCTGGGTAGCGGTTACAGAGAAGAGATTCAACCAAGGGGAGAAGTATTAAACGCCCCTCAGCATCTACCGCACTCGAAATGGATGCCGAGTTCCATCAGCGTGGCAATCTTACTTGGCTGGATACAAATGATGCTGATAATCGGCCGTCTACCGGCATGTGGATATTACGCACTCATGTTCTCCACGGTGCTCAGGAATATTCTGAAG GTTCTCGCGGTGTTCATCTTCCTGATTGTCGGATTCGCGTTGAGCTTCACCGTTATGTTCCACGAGAACGACCAGTTTCGCAATTTCTGGACCGCCTTCGTCAAGACCATGGTAATGATGACGGGCGAGTACGAATACGCGGATCTGTtcgagaagaagaaagaggagaaTTCCTCGCTACTATTCACCAGCGAGGTCTTGTTCCTTGCTTTCATCATGCTTGTTGGTATCAGCCTGATGAACCTGATGATCGGCCTCGCGGTCAATGATATCCAAGAACTAGAGAAACAG GGCCGCATTGCTCAATTGCTGAAGCAAGCTGAGTTCGTGAGTCACTTGGAAGGTTTAATATCACATCAAATCTTTCGTAGCAGTTGGCTACATCCACGGATAAAATATTGGCTTAATTCAAGACGCAACATTCCTAATACGTTCCATTTCTATTATCATAAACGTAATTCAGGCGATTTGTCGGCTAACATATCGGCTCCCAAAACAGAGGCATTGAGCTTGTTGGCTTTCAGAAACTTGTGCGCTGATAAAAA CTTGATAATGAGCGGGGAGTACAAGAGTAATGACAGCGATGCAGAACTGACGACGTTCCTCAAAGAATTGTCGCAACAGTTAACAACATTTTATGATCCTAACACAATGGGACAAAGGTTTTTAAAACCAAGCGacagaaaaaatcaattttatcggAGAAAGACtatgaatgtttaa
- the LOC116427762 gene encoding cysteine-rich protein 1, whose translation MPNCPRCDKPVYFAERKTSLGKDWHGGCLRCEKCNKTLTPGSHSEHEGKPYCNHPCYSALFGPGGFGRGGAESYVYKK comes from the exons ATGCCAAACTGCCCGAGATGTGATAAGCCCGTTTATTTCG CTGAAAGGAAAACTTCGCTGGGGAAGGACTGGCATGGTGGCTGCTTACGCTGCGAAAAGTGCAATAAAACGTTGACACCGGGTAGCCATTCGGAACACGAAGGCAAACCTTATTGCAATCATCCTTGTTATTCTGCTCTGTTCGGCCCTGGAG GGTTCGGACGAGGTGGCGCAGAAAGCTACGTTTACAAAAAGTAA
- the LOC116427778 gene encoding transient receptor potential cation channel subfamily A member 1 homolog isoform X2 yields the protein MDILDEGLSNIISDIMDGDTVLVMNSLATKFDKRLLQPIGRIRVYMVHLAAFRGKMELLKLFHRNGADINATDAIGRCALFYAANRGDNEMVNWLLQQGAYTENKVSIDTCFKNNNRLVLGQCPIGNNLPSPECMERTPLHQAVANNHSEVVKLLVNAGANVHAEDERRHTPLLLAGSVKEIRTDPNEMGKFFEIVKTLVSAEASTTVFRPVTELGNAAAAKVLLDAGASPLQPCYNFGNTPLHVAASIGSYDTVLVLLEKTPCFGVDITNNMKQTPLYLTACGGYCKCAKVLINRGGNLAAQTDYGETVMDVIFTHILRPQIFLNDVFDSGVQILNKSKGENLQIIVNFNVLTPEVEKQMAVVMSLIAAAPSVEQLSILQHPLLETFLYLKWSKLRVFFFTLIFVHIMLVFSLSGYTIMLVQYEMDYAPLKIVLTFFSLVLLIHNMAQMLMAPRYYLRQFEMWMSYACATISLVISLGSGYREEIQPRGEVLNAPQHLPHSKWMPSSISVAILLGWIQMMLIIGRLPACGYYALMFSTVLRNILKVLAVFIFLIVGFALSFTVMFHENDQFRNFWTAFVKTMVMMTGEYEYADLFEKKKEENSSLLFTSEVLFLAFIMLVGISLMNLMIGLAVNDIQELEKQGRIAQLLKQAEFVSHLEGLISHQIFRSSWLHPRIKYWLNSRRNIPNTFHFYYHKRNSGDLSANISAPKTEALSLLAFRNLCADKNLIMSGEYKSNDSDAELTTFLKELSQQLTTFYDPNTMGQRFLKPSDRKNQFYRRKTMNV from the exons ATGGATATTCTGGATGAAGGTCTTTCTAACATAATAAGTGACATAATGGACGGAGATACGGTGTTAGTGATGAACAGTCTTGCTACGAAGTTTGATAAGAGGTTGCTGCAGCCTATCGGGCGGATACGCGTTTACATGGTCCATCTGGCTGCTTTCCGAGGTAAAATGGAATTGCTGAAACTATTTCACAGAAATGGTGCCGACATAAACGCGACAGATGCAATCGGAAGGTGCGCGTTGTTCTACGCTGCCAATCGCGGAGATAATGAAATGGTCAATTGGTTGTTGCAACAAGGAGCATACACGGAGAACAAAGTCTCCATCGACACGTGCTTCAAGAATAACAATCGTTTAGTCCTGGGTCAATGTCCTATAGGAAATAAC TTACCGTCCCCGGAGTGTATGGAAAGAACGCCATTGCATCAAGCGGTGGCGAACAACCACTCCGAGGTGGTCAAATTACTGGTGAACGCTGGCGCCAACGTACACGCCGAAGACGAACGTAGACACACTCCGCTGCTCTTGGCGGGATCCGTTAAGGAGATTCGAACGGATCCTAATGAGATGGGCAAATTCTTCGAAATTGTTAAGACTCTCGTATCAGCGGAAGCTTCGACAACTGTCTTTCGTCCGGTTACAG AATTAGGAAATGCTGCGGCAGCGAAAGTATTGTTGGACGCCGGTGCATCTCCTCTTCAACCATGCTACAACTTTGGCAACACTCCTCTTCACGTAGCTGCCTCTATTGGTAGCTACGACACGGTTTTAGTTCTTTTAGAGAAGACACCTTGTTTCGGCGTAGATATTACTAATAAT ATGAAACAGACACCTCTTTACTTAACTGCTTGCGGAGGATACTGCAAGTGTGCCAAAGTTTTAATAAATCGCGGTGGTAATTTGGCCGCGCAAACGGACTACGGTGAAACTGTCATGGATGTCATATTTACTCACATTCTAAGACCGCAAATATTTTTGAACGACGTATTCGACTCGGGAGTGCAAATACTAAACAAATCGAAGGGCGAAAATTTACAG ATCATCGTCAATTTCAATGTGCTGACGCCGGAAGTCGAGAAACAAATGGCAGTTGTTATGTCCCTCATCGCGGCGGCTCCAAGCGTGGAACAATTGTCGATACTGCAACACCCATTGCTGGAAACGTTCCTCTACTTAAAGTGGTCGAAGCTCCGAGTATTCTTCTTTACCCTCATCTTCGTGCACATCATGCTCGTTTTCTCCCTTTCCGGTTACACTATAATGTTGGTGCAATACGAGATGGATTATGCACCATTAAAAATAGTCTTAACATTCTTCTCGCTGGTACTTCTAATTCACAACATGGCGCAGATGTTGATGGCACCTAG ATATTATTTGAGACAGTTCGAGATGTGGATGTCGTATGCGTGCGCGACAATATCGCTGGTGATTTCGCTGGGTAGCGGTTACAGAGAAGAGATTCAACCAAGGGGAGAAGTATTAAACGCCCCTCAGCATCTACCGCACTCGAAATGGATGCCGAGTTCCATCAGCGTGGCAATCTTACTTGGCTGGATACAAATGATGCTGATAATCGGCCGTCTACCGGCATGTGGATATTACGCACTCATGTTCTCCACGGTGCTCAGGAATATTCTGAAG GTTCTCGCGGTGTTCATCTTCCTGATTGTCGGATTCGCGTTGAGCTTCACCGTTATGTTCCACGAGAACGACCAGTTTCGCAATTTCTGGACCGCCTTCGTCAAGACCATGGTAATGATGACGGGCGAGTACGAATACGCGGATCTGTtcgagaagaagaaagaggagaaTTCCTCGCTACTATTCACCAGCGAGGTCTTGTTCCTTGCTTTCATCATGCTTGTTGGTATCAGCCTGATGAACCTGATGATCGGCCTCGCGGTCAATGATATCCAAGAACTAGAGAAACAG GGCCGCATTGCTCAATTGCTGAAGCAAGCTGAGTTCGTGAGTCACTTGGAAGGTTTAATATCACATCAAATCTTTCGTAGCAGTTGGCTACATCCACGGATAAAATATTGGCTTAATTCAAGACGCAACATTCCTAATACGTTCCATTTCTATTATCATAAACGTAATTCAGGCGATTTGTCGGCTAACATATCGGCTCCCAAAACAGAGGCATTGAGCTTGTTGGCTTTCAGAAACTTGTGCGCTGATAAAAA CTTGATAATGAGCGGGGAGTACAAGAGTAATGACAGCGATGCAGAACTGACGACGTTCCTCAAAGAATTGTCGCAACAGTTAACAACATTTTATGATCCTAACACAATGGGACAAAGGTTTTTAAAACCAAGCGacagaaaaaatcaattttatcggAGAAAGACtatgaatgtttaa